The Clostridium cylindrosporum DSM 605 genome includes the window GTTAAGAGTCTTAACGTCTTCTACCTTAACTCCGAATACTTCTTCAACTGCTCTCTTTATCATTGACTTATTTGAGTCAACGTGTACCATGAAGGTGTATTGTCTGTCAGCCATTTGAGCCATTGACTTTTCAGTTATAACTGGCTTTATTATTACATCGTAATTTGTTAGCTTCATTATGCGTACACCTCCTCAACCTTTTCAACTGCATCCTTAGTAATCATCATTTTTTCATACTTAAGAATGTCATATACATTTAGATTGTTAACTGGAATTACATGAGCACCTACTAGATTTCTTACTGACTTGTAGATGTTTTCATTTGATTCCTTAACTACTATTAGAGTCTTCTTAACGTCAAACTTGCTTAGAAGTTCAACAATTGCCTTAGTCTTTGGAGCTTC containing:
- the rplW gene encoding 50S ribosomal protein L23 — encoded protein: MKLTNYDVIIKPVITEKSMAQMADRQYTFMVHVDSNKSMIKRAVEEVFGVKVEDVKTLNYDGKLKRVGRSIGRRASFKKAVIKLTADSKAIEFFEGFNA